A region of Pseudomonas sp. Marseille-Q3773 DNA encodes the following proteins:
- a CDS encoding DsbA family protein, with protein MHISPLLAFDFLDPWSWVALRRLALAMSRAGQPLSVTFQPCRSPLSRAAAGMAYHDFLERRFGTQALIQQSLVAVEMRQLGIEPAFSRIVRLPDTRPALAAVLWLQRSGKPAHHFVENAFEALYCHGQDIGDPAVLEQLLEREKYLWAKSFNSCTATRSVRSCRPAKPRLRHGRDA; from the coding sequence ATGCACATTTCCCCGCTCCTGGCATTCGACTTTCTCGACCCTTGGAGCTGGGTAGCGCTGCGCCGCCTTGCGCTCGCGATGAGCCGGGCAGGGCAACCACTGAGCGTCACCTTTCAGCCGTGCCGCTCGCCATTGAGCCGTGCGGCCGCTGGCATGGCCTACCACGACTTTCTCGAACGCCGCTTCGGCACCCAGGCGCTGATCCAGCAATCCCTGGTGGCTGTGGAGATGCGCCAGCTCGGCATCGAACCGGCGTTCAGCCGGATCGTCCGCCTGCCCGACACGCGCCCCGCGCTTGCCGCTGTACTGTGGCTGCAACGTAGCGGGAAACCGGCTCATCATTTTGTGGAAAATGCCTTCGAGGCCTTGTATTGCCATGGCCAGGACATTGGCGATCCGGCGGTTCTGGAACAACTGCTGGAGCGAGAAAAGTACCTGTGGGCGAAATCGTTCAATTCATGCACAGCGACACGTTCGGTAAGGAGTTGCAGGCCAGCGAAGCCACGGCTGCGGCATGGGCGGGACGCATGA
- a CDS encoding LysR family transcriptional regulator: protein MSFDERTLNGMSVFAAIVDTGSFAGAGEVLDMSQPGVSRALARLEKRLGVRLFDRTTRSVTLTDDGRRLHEQVLPLLAALEEAASSVTAGARVVRGRLRVNVDPFFARLILGPRLGAFLDAHSQLELELITRDRLGDMVADGFDLALRFGEPRTSSLVARKLLDTRILTVAAPSYLKRHGRPLQPQDLNGHRCIQFRDPETGRPFDWEFHRGSERQVVDTRGQLLVNDVGSLHSTCLAGYGIAQIMALGSDLLLTDGRLVELFADWPDERFPLYALYPSRHNPPAKVRAFLDFVLQLVAV, encoded by the coding sequence ATGAGCTTCGATGAGCGCACCCTGAATGGCATGAGTGTGTTCGCCGCCATCGTCGACACTGGCAGCTTCGCGGGTGCAGGTGAGGTGCTGGACATGTCCCAACCTGGCGTCAGCCGGGCGTTGGCGCGCCTGGAGAAACGCCTCGGCGTTCGCCTGTTTGATCGCACTACGCGCTCGGTAACCCTGACCGACGACGGTCGGCGCCTGCATGAGCAGGTATTGCCTCTGCTGGCTGCATTGGAGGAGGCGGCCAGCTCGGTCACTGCTGGTGCTCGGGTGGTGCGTGGGCGCTTGAGGGTCAATGTCGATCCTTTCTTCGCCCGCCTGATCCTTGGCCCGCGATTGGGGGCGTTTCTCGATGCCCATTCGCAGTTGGAACTGGAACTGATCACTCGCGACCGACTGGGTGACATGGTCGCCGATGGCTTCGACCTGGCGCTGCGTTTCGGTGAGCCGCGTACTTCCAGCCTGGTCGCGCGCAAGTTGCTGGACACGCGCATCCTTACAGTCGCGGCGCCTTCCTATCTGAAACGTCATGGTCGCCCCCTGCAGCCGCAGGATTTGAACGGACATCGCTGCATACAGTTTCGCGATCCTGAAACCGGGCGGCCGTTCGACTGGGAGTTCCATCGTGGCAGTGAGCGCCAGGTGGTGGATACCCGTGGACAGTTACTGGTCAACGATGTCGGCAGCCTGCACAGCACCTGCCTGGCGGGATACGGCATTGCCCAGATCATGGCGCTGGGCAGTGACTTGCTGCTGACGGATGGGAGGCTGGTGGAATTGTTCGCGGACTGGCCGGACGAGCGTTTCCCGCTATACGCCCTATATCCGTCGAGGCATAACCCGCCGGCCAAGGTGCGGGCTTTTCTCGATTTCGTCTTGCAACTGGTCGCGGTCTGA
- a CDS encoding NAD(P)H-binding protein: MYVITGVTGQVGGTVARNLLAAGKNIRAVVRDASKGGEWLRQGCELALADMRDAAALTRAFKGAEAVFVLLPPNFDPSPDFLESRYIVSTLRSALETAQPAKVVCLSTIGAQASQSNLLSQLSDMEQQLGQLPMPVAFLRAAWFMENSLWDIAPARDEGVLHSFLQPLDKAVPMVATADVGCTASMLLQESWQGVRIVELEGPRRISPQRLAATLGRLLGRDVQARSVPRDTWEQLFHSQGMHNPLPRMQMLDGFNQGWINFAGTAICGTTELETVLADLIQRQG; encoded by the coding sequence ATGTATGTGATCACTGGAGTCACCGGCCAGGTAGGCGGCACCGTGGCCCGCAACCTGCTCGCTGCCGGCAAGAACATACGCGCGGTAGTGCGCGATGCCTCCAAGGGCGGCGAATGGCTGCGCCAAGGCTGTGAGCTGGCCCTGGCGGATATGCGTGACGCTGCCGCGTTGACCCGCGCTTTCAAAGGTGCCGAGGCGGTGTTCGTGCTGCTGCCACCGAACTTCGACCCGAGCCCAGACTTCCTCGAATCACGCTATATCGTCTCGACCCTTCGCTCGGCGCTGGAGACAGCTCAGCCGGCCAAAGTCGTATGCCTGTCGACCATCGGCGCCCAGGCCAGCCAGTCCAACCTGCTCAGCCAACTCAGTGACATGGAACAACAACTCGGCCAGTTGCCGATGCCGGTCGCTTTCCTGCGTGCCGCATGGTTCATGGAAAACAGCCTGTGGGACATCGCTCCGGCGCGCGACGAGGGCGTGCTGCACAGCTTCCTGCAGCCACTGGACAAAGCCGTGCCAATGGTCGCCACTGCCGATGTCGGCTGCACTGCCTCGATGCTTTTGCAAGAGTCCTGGCAGGGCGTACGCATCGTCGAGCTGGAAGGGCCGCGGCGCATCTCGCCACAACGTCTGGCCGCCACGCTCGGGCGACTGCTGGGTCGTGACGTGCAGGCACGCAGCGTACCGCGTGACACCTGGGAGCAGCTTTTCCACAGCCAGGGCATGCACAACCCATTGCCGCGCATGCAGATGCTCGACGGATTCAATCAAGGCTGGATCAATTTCGCAGGCACGGCGATATGTGGCACCACCGAATTGGAAACGGTACTCGCCGACCTGATCCAACGGCAGGGCTGA
- a CDS encoding MFS transporter has product MSTGSIALTRSGRSSTALLAVACGTFAAGSYLAQPILSVIANDLGIVSWQAGLAVSASQLGFCLGLLLVVPLGDLLENRRLVLTLAFVQMLALLVMASASNVGVLLLAALVVGLGSCAVQLLVPLAAHMSSDSTRGRTVGSVTAGLLLGILLARPLASLITDAFGWRALFTADALLVSLLGALLAWRLTHHRANSTLSYPALLASLAQLLCRHPELRRRSAAQACLFAAFSLFWVGAPVLLAERFGLHAQDIALFALAGAAGALVAPLAGRLADSGHSSALRGWSAVLVASGFLLSIALPTLTCWLLAALLIDAGVQISHVAAQRQVLALDVRARSRLNGLYIAGFFLGGALGSALAMPLLQLGWHWLAGIAALLALIALALGQIRSN; this is encoded by the coding sequence ATGAGCACTGGCAGCATTGCGCTGACCCGTAGCGGCCGTTCATCGACGGCGCTGCTGGCAGTGGCCTGTGGCACATTTGCCGCGGGCAGCTATCTGGCCCAACCAATACTTTCGGTGATCGCCAATGATCTGGGTATCGTCTCCTGGCAGGCGGGGCTAGCCGTAAGCGCCAGCCAGCTGGGTTTCTGCCTGGGCCTGTTGCTGGTGGTGCCGCTGGGCGATCTGCTGGAGAACCGTCGTTTAGTCCTGACCCTGGCGTTCGTGCAAATGTTGGCACTGCTGGTGATGGCCAGCGCCAGCAATGTCGGCGTTCTGCTGCTGGCGGCACTCGTTGTCGGCCTGGGCTCCTGCGCCGTGCAATTGCTGGTACCCCTAGCAGCGCACATGAGTAGCGACAGCACCCGGGGGCGCACCGTCGGTAGCGTCACCGCCGGCTTGCTGCTGGGCATTCTGCTGGCCCGCCCCCTGGCCAGCCTGATCACCGATGCATTTGGCTGGCGCGCCCTGTTTACGGCAGACGCGCTGCTGGTCAGTCTGCTCGGTGCATTACTGGCCTGGCGCCTGACACATCATCGAGCCAACTCGACGCTTAGCTATCCAGCCCTGCTCGCGTCCCTGGCACAACTGCTGTGCAGGCACCCCGAACTACGCCGACGCAGCGCGGCACAGGCCTGCTTGTTCGCCGCATTCAGTCTGTTCTGGGTTGGTGCACCTGTGCTGCTGGCCGAACGCTTCGGCCTGCATGCACAGGATATAGCACTGTTCGCCCTGGCCGGTGCCGCCGGAGCCTTGGTCGCACCGCTGGCTGGCCGCCTCGCCGACAGCGGCCATTCCAGCGCATTGCGAGGCTGGAGTGCAGTGCTGGTAGCGAGCGGCTTTCTGCTGAGCATTGCCCTGCCCACGTTGACCTGTTGGTTACTGGCGGCCCTGCTGATCGATGCCGGCGTGCAGATTAGTCACGTGGCCGCACAACGCCAGGTGCTGGCGCTTGATGTCAGGGCCCGTAGCCGACTGAACGGCCTGTATATCGCCGGTTTTTTCCTTGGCGGTGCCCTCGGCTCGGCACTGGCGATGCCCTTGTTGCAACTCGGTTGGCACTGGCTTGCCGGTATAGCCGCCCTTCTGGCGCTCATTGCCTTGGCTCTCGGCCAGATACGCAGCAACTAA
- a CDS encoding SDR family oxidoreductase: MSTQLPALRDKHIVILGGSSGIGLEVARQALTEGASVTIASSNPLRLESALARLGKGACGRLLDLADHQAIATFFTEVGAIDHLVYSAGDRLLLSPLAELDSVNARHAFELRFWSALVAIRHAVRWIRPNGSIVLSGGIAGIRPSSGWSLAASVCGAIDSLVRALALELAPLRINAVAPGLVRTELWRDMGESERLSLYQSVAARLPVGRIGEVEDVAAAYLFLMRSGFANGQSLVVDGGNVLV; this comes from the coding sequence ATGTCTACCCAGCTTCCCGCATTGCGTGACAAGCACATCGTCATCCTTGGCGGCTCATCCGGCATCGGCCTAGAAGTGGCCCGGCAGGCTCTGACCGAGGGTGCCAGCGTGACCATCGCTTCAAGCAACCCATTGCGCCTTGAAAGTGCCCTGGCCCGACTTGGCAAAGGTGCCTGTGGCCGCTTGCTTGATCTCGCCGATCATCAAGCCATTGCGACTTTCTTCACGGAAGTCGGGGCAATCGACCATCTGGTATACAGTGCCGGCGACCGCTTGCTGTTGAGCCCGCTGGCCGAACTGGATTCAGTGAATGCCCGGCACGCCTTCGAACTGCGTTTCTGGTCGGCACTCGTGGCGATACGTCATGCCGTGAGGTGGATTCGTCCTAATGGGTCAATCGTGCTTTCGGGCGGTATCGCCGGCATCCGACCCAGTTCAGGTTGGAGCCTGGCCGCCAGCGTTTGCGGCGCCATCGACTCGCTCGTGAGGGCCCTGGCTTTAGAGCTGGCACCGTTACGCATCAACGCCGTGGCGCCCGGTCTGGTGCGTACCGAGTTGTGGCGCGACATGGGCGAGAGCGAACGGCTGTCGCTTTACCAAAGCGTTGCCGCTCGCCTGCCAGTCGGGCGAATAGGCGAAGTGGAGGACGTCGCCGCTGCCTACCTGTTCCTCATGCGCAGTGGCTTCGCCAATGGCCAATCGCTGGTGGTGGATGGCGGCAATGTGCTGGTGTGA
- a CDS encoding NADPH-dependent 2,4-dienoyl-CoA reductase encodes MAADRYPHLLAPLDLGFTTLRNRTLMGSMHTGLEERPGGFERMAAYFAERARGGVGLMVTGGIAPNDEGGVYAGAAKLSTAEEADKHRIVTEAVHAAGGKICLQILHAGRYAYSPRQVAPSAIQAPINPFKPRELDEAGIEKQIADFVNCAALAQRAGYDGVEIMGSEGYFINQFLAAHTNQRTDRWGGSYENRMRLAVEIVSRVRAAVGPNFIIIFRLSMLDLVEGGSTWDEIELLAKAIEQAGATLINTGIGWHEARIPTIATKVPRAAFSKVTAKLRGVVGIPLITTNRINTPEMAEAVLAEGDADMVSMARPFLADPDFVNKAAAGRSDEINTCIGCNQACLDHIFDGKLTSCLVNPRACHETELNYLPVRTAKRIAVVGAGPAGLAAATVAAERGHAVTLFDAASEIGGQFNVAKRVPGKEEFHETLRYFRNKVKSTGVDLRLDTRVDVQGLVDGDYDEIVLATGIAPRTPAIPGVEHAKVLSYLDVLLERKPVGKAVAVIGAGGIGFDVSEYLVHQGVASSQDREAFWKEWGIDTCLEARGGIAGVKAESHAPARQVYLLQRKKSKVGDGLGKTTGWIHRTGLKNKQVQMLNSVEYLGIDDAGLHIRVADGEPQVLAVDNVVICAGQEPLRELQDGLVAAGQSVHLIGGADVAAELDAKRAINQGSRLAAEL; translated from the coding sequence ATGGCCGCCGACCGCTACCCGCACCTGCTTGCCCCGCTGGACCTGGGCTTCACCACCTTGCGCAACCGCACCCTGATGGGCTCGATGCACACCGGCCTGGAAGAGCGCCCTGGCGGCTTCGAGCGCATGGCCGCGTATTTTGCCGAGCGCGCCCGGGGCGGCGTAGGCCTGATGGTCACCGGTGGTATCGCGCCCAATGATGAAGGCGGGGTGTACGCCGGCGCGGCCAAGCTCAGCACCGCGGAGGAGGCCGACAAGCACCGCATCGTCACCGAGGCGGTACACGCCGCCGGCGGCAAGATCTGCCTGCAGATCCTGCACGCCGGGCGCTATGCCTACAGCCCACGGCAAGTGGCACCCAGCGCGATCCAGGCGCCGATCAACCCGTTCAAGCCCAGGGAGCTGGACGAAGCAGGGATCGAGAAGCAGATCGCCGACTTCGTCAATTGCGCCGCACTCGCCCAGCGGGCCGGCTACGATGGCGTCGAGATCATGGGTTCGGAAGGCTATTTCATCAACCAGTTCCTCGCCGCCCACACCAACCAGCGCACCGACCGCTGGGGCGGCAGCTATGAAAACCGCATGCGCCTGGCGGTGGAAATCGTCAGCCGGGTGCGTGCTGCGGTGGGGCCGAACTTCATCATCATCTTCCGCCTGTCGATGCTCGACCTAGTCGAGGGCGGCAGCACCTGGGACGAGATCGAGCTGTTGGCCAAGGCCATCGAGCAGGCCGGCGCGACGCTGATCAACACCGGCATCGGCTGGCACGAAGCGCGTATCCCGACCATCGCCACCAAGGTGCCGCGCGCAGCGTTCAGCAAGGTCACCGCCAAGCTGCGTGGCGTGGTAGGCATTCCGCTGATCACCACCAACCGCATCAACACCCCGGAAATGGCCGAGGCGGTGCTGGCCGAGGGCGATGCCGACATGGTCTCGATGGCCCGGCCATTCCTGGCCGACCCGGATTTCGTCAACAAGGCCGCTGCCGGCCGTAGCGATGAAATCAACACCTGCATCGGCTGCAACCAGGCCTGCCTGGACCATATCTTCGACGGCAAACTGACCAGCTGCCTGGTCAATCCGCGTGCCTGCCACGAGACCGAACTCAACTACCTGCCCGTGCGCACGGCAAAGCGCATTGCCGTGGTTGGCGCAGGCCCGGCCGGCCTGGCCGCCGCGACGGTGGCAGCCGAGCGCGGCCACGCGGTGACCCTGTTCGATGCCGCCAGCGAGATCGGCGGGCAGTTCAATGTGGCCAAGCGGGTGCCGGGCAAGGAAGAGTTTCATGAAACCCTGCGTTATTTCCGCAACAAGGTAAAAAGCACAGGCGTGGACCTGCGCCTTGACACACGCGTCGATGTGCAGGGCCTGGTCGACGGAGACTACGACGAAATCGTCCTGGCCACCGGCATTGCTCCGCGCACGCCGGCCATCCCCGGTGTCGAGCATGCCAAGGTGCTCAGCTACCTGGATGTGCTGCTTGAGCGCAAGCCGGTCGGCAAGGCTGTCGCGGTGATTGGCGCGGGAGGTATCGGCTTCGACGTTTCCGAATACCTGGTGCATCAAGGTGTGGCCAGCAGCCAGGACCGTGAAGCGTTCTGGAAGGAGTGGGGCATCGATACCTGCCTGGAAGCACGCGGTGGAATCGCCGGGGTCAAGGCCGAGTCCCATGCGCCGGCGCGGCAGGTTTACCTGTTGCAGCGCAAGAAATCCAAGGTGGGGGACGGCCTGGGCAAGACCACCGGCTGGATTCACCGCACCGGGCTGAAGAACAAGCAAGTACAGATGCTCAACAGTGTCGAGTACCTGGGCATCGACGATGCCGGCCTGCACATTCGCGTGGCCGACGGCGAGCCGCAGGTGCTGGCGGTGGACAACGTGGTGATCTGTGCCGGGCAGGAGCCACTGCGCGAGCTGCAGGACGGGCTGGTGGCGGCGGGGCAGTCGGTGCATCTGATTGGCGGCGCGGATGTGGCGGCCGAGCTGGATGCCAAGCGGGCGATCAATCAAGGTTCGAGACTGGCGGCTGAGCTCTGA
- a CDS encoding pyridoxal-phosphate dependent enzyme, with product MLFDLPQAPLQPLHLPWLQQAQVKAAILRLDLIDPLISGNKWFKLRHHLEQAMASNAPGLISLGGNHSNHLHALAAAGKRFGFATAGLLRGHAQDTPTVRDLQALGMELHWLGYGGYRARNQPGFWQPWQARYPGWQCIAEGGGGQAGAQGCALIFDQARAQLAALGWADYDAWWLAAGTGTTMAGLVLAEEGRHVVHGALAVPRDHGVEQTLTELAGTQGYQLHDACRGGFGKFDDELLAFIVDCERHTGVPLEALYTGKALLALRQQVEAGLFAPGTRLIVVHTGGLQGRRGYL from the coding sequence ATGCTCTTCGACCTCCCTCAAGCCCCGCTGCAACCCTTGCACCTACCCTGGCTGCAACAAGCTCAAGTCAAGGCCGCCATCCTGCGCCTGGACCTGATCGACCCGCTGATCAGCGGCAACAAATGGTTCAAGCTGCGCCATCACCTGGAGCAGGCCATGGCCAGCAACGCCCCCGGGCTGATCAGCCTGGGTGGCAACCATTCCAACCACCTGCACGCCCTGGCCGCCGCCGGCAAACGCTTCGGCTTCGCCACTGCCGGCCTGCTACGCGGGCATGCCCAGGACACGCCGACCGTACGTGACCTGCAGGCGCTGGGCATGGAGCTGCACTGGCTGGGCTACGGCGGCTACCGCGCGCGCAACCAACCCGGTTTCTGGCAACCCTGGCAGGCGCGCTATCCGGGTTGGCAGTGTATTGCCGAAGGCGGTGGCGGGCAGGCGGGAGCGCAAGGCTGTGCGCTGATCTTCGATCAGGCCCGCGCCCAACTCGCCGCACTCGGCTGGGCCGACTATGACGCCTGGTGGCTGGCCGCTGGAACCGGGACGACCATGGCCGGCCTGGTGCTGGCCGAGGAGGGTAGGCATGTGGTGCATGGCGCACTGGCTGTGCCCCGGGATCATGGCGTGGAGCAGACGCTGACCGAGCTGGCGGGGACGCAGGGCTATCAGCTGCACGACGCCTGCCGTGGCGGCTTCGGCAAGTTCGACGATGAGTTGCTGGCGTTCATCGTCGACTGCGAACGGCACACTGGCGTGCCACTCGAAGCCTTATATACCGGCAAGGCCCTGCTGGCCCTGCGGCAACAGGTCGAGGCCGGGCTGTTCGCGCCCGGCACTCGCCTGATCGTGGTGCACACCGGCGGCCTGCAAGGCCGGCGCGGTTACTTGTAG
- a CDS encoding cytochrome b: MVSTTPAPHYARLSIALHWLMLVLLAAVYALIEFRGLFPKDSAERNLMKDLHFMLGLSVFVLVWLRLAIRLSRPTPPIAPKPPAWQTGLAHLVHLALYLLMIGLPLAGWLILSAADKPVPFFGLELPHLIGPDPDQAKFIKGWHERVGSWGYWLIGIHAVAGLYHHYIKRDNTLLRMLPYK; this comes from the coding sequence ATGGTTTCAACCACCCCCGCGCCCCATTACGCGCGCCTGTCCATCGCCCTGCACTGGCTGATGCTGGTGCTGCTGGCCGCTGTCTATGCCCTCATTGAATTCCGCGGCCTGTTCCCCAAGGACAGCGCCGAACGCAACCTGATGAAAGACCTGCACTTCATGCTCGGGCTCAGCGTGTTCGTGCTGGTCTGGCTGCGTCTGGCGATCCGCCTGAGCCGCCCGACGCCGCCGATCGCGCCGAAGCCGCCAGCCTGGCAGACCGGACTGGCACACCTGGTGCACCTGGCGCTGTACCTGCTGATGATCGGCCTGCCGCTGGCCGGCTGGCTGATCCTCAGCGCTGCCGACAAACCGGTGCCGTTCTTCGGCCTGGAGCTGCCGCACCTGATCGGCCCCGACCCGGACCAGGCCAAGTTCATCAAGGGCTGGCATGAACGCGTCGGCAGCTGGGGCTACTGGTTGATCGGCATCCATGCCGTGGCCGGCCTGTACCATCACTACATCAAGCGCGACAACACGCTGTTGCGCATGCTGCCCTACAAGTAA
- a CDS encoding DUF1853 family protein, giving the protein MGETTGQRQTGYARSMTPFALLYDLPRQLRRPAVRDLAWVLVSPPLLDAPPCPQRHPLAGSLWADQPQCLERWLRALDDDDRALRDWLAQLGSRRLGHYYERLWQFALGQAPGIEVLAANLAIRDGGRTLGELDVLLRDRDGVHHLELAIKLYLGPEHAGQDPATWLGPGCHDRLGTKLAHLARHQLPMSNRAHSREVLAQLGVGQVQAHVWLGGYLFYPWPGQAEPPQGANPQHLRGRWLRRRDWVMAEGERWQPLPRQAWLAPARVEANECWAAEQFAAWLHVLERQAPAQLLVRLEPDADGAWQEVKRVFLVADSWPHLP; this is encoded by the coding sequence ATGGGCGAAACCACCGGGCAGCGGCAAACCGGCTATGCTCGCAGCATGACGCCATTCGCCCTGCTCTACGACCTGCCCCGACAGTTACGCCGCCCCGCCGTGCGCGACCTGGCCTGGGTGCTGGTGTCGCCGCCGCTGCTCGATGCCCCGCCCTGCCCCCAGCGCCACCCGCTGGCCGGTAGCCTGTGGGCGGACCAGCCGCAATGCCTGGAGCGCTGGTTGCGGGCGCTGGACGACGATGACCGGGCGTTGCGCGACTGGCTGGCACAACTGGGCAGCCGGCGTCTGGGCCACTACTACGAACGCCTGTGGCAGTTTGCCCTGGGCCAGGCGCCAGGCATCGAAGTGCTGGCGGCGAACCTGGCGATTCGCGACGGCGGGCGCACCCTGGGCGAGCTGGATGTGCTGCTGCGCGACCGCGACGGCGTGCACCACCTGGAACTGGCCATCAAGCTGTACCTGGGGCCGGAGCACGCCGGGCAGGACCCTGCCACCTGGCTAGGGCCGGGTTGCCACGACCGGCTGGGGACCAAGCTGGCGCACCTGGCGAGGCACCAGTTGCCCATGTCGAACCGTGCACACAGTCGCGAAGTGCTGGCACAGCTGGGGGTTGGCCAGGTACAGGCGCATGTGTGGCTGGGGGGTTATCTGTTCTACCCGTGGCCAGGCCAGGCCGAGCCACCGCAGGGCGCCAACCCGCAGCACCTGCGCGGGCGCTGGCTGCGGCGGCGGGACTGGGTAATGGCTGAAGGTGAGCGTTGGCAGCCGCTGCCGCGGCAGGCCTGGCTGGCACCGGCGCGGGTCGAGGCGAACGAGTGCTGGGCAGCGGAGCAGTTTGCGGCGTGGCTGCATGTGCTGGAACGGCAGGCACCGGCGCAGTTGCTGGTGCGGTTGGAACCGGATGCCGATGGCGCCTGGCAGGAAGTGAAGCGGGTGTTTCTGGTGGCTGACAGTTGGCCACATTTGCCTTAG
- a CDS encoding NAD(+) kinase, whose translation MEQFRNIGIIGRLGSSQVLDTIRRLKKFLLERHLHVILEDTIAEVLPGHGLQTSTRKLLGEVCDLVIVVGGDGSLLGAARALARHNIPVLGINRGNLGFLTDIRPDELEEKVAEVLDGHYLVENRFLLQAEVRRHNEAIGQGDALNDVVLHPGKSTRMIEFEIYIDGQFVCSQKADGLIVATPTGSTAYALSAGGPIMHPKLDAIVIVPMYPHTLSGRPIVVDGNSELKIVVSKDLQIYPQVSCDGQNHFTCAPGDTITVSKKPQKLRLIHPLDHNYYEVCRTKLGWGSRLGGRDD comes from the coding sequence ATGGAGCAATTTCGCAATATCGGTATCATCGGCCGCCTTGGTAGCTCGCAGGTGCTCGACACCATTCGCCGACTGAAAAAATTCCTCCTCGAGCGCCACCTGCACGTGATCCTCGAGGACACCATTGCCGAAGTGTTGCCCGGCCATGGCCTGCAAACCTCCACCCGCAAGCTGCTCGGCGAGGTCTGTGACTTGGTCATCGTGGTCGGCGGCGATGGCAGCCTGCTGGGCGCCGCCCGCGCCCTGGCCCGGCACAACATTCCGGTACTCGGCATCAACCGTGGCAACCTGGGCTTCCTCACCGATATCCGCCCGGACGAACTGGAAGAGAAGGTCGCCGAAGTGCTCGACGGCCACTACCTGGTGGAAAACCGCTTCCTGCTGCAGGCCGAGGTGCGCCGGCACAACGAAGCCATTGGCCAGGGCGACGCGCTGAACGACGTGGTGCTGCACCCGGGCAAGTCCACGCGGATGATCGAGTTCGAGATCTACATCGACGGCCAGTTCGTTTGCAGCCAGAAGGCCGACGGCCTGATCGTCGCCACGCCTACCGGCTCCACCGCCTACGCGCTGTCGGCTGGTGGCCCGATCATGCACCCCAAGCTCGACGCCATCGTCATCGTGCCGATGTACCCGCACACCCTGTCGGGCCGGCCGATCGTGGTCGATGGCAACAGCGAACTGAAAATCGTGGTGTCCAAGGACCTGCAGATCTACCCGCAGGTATCCTGTGACGGCCAGAACCACTTCACCTGCGCCCCCGGCGACACCATCACGGTGAGCAAGAAACCGCAGAAACTGCGCCTGATCCACCCGCTGGACCACAACTACTACGAGGTCTGCCGTACCAAGCTGGGCTGGGGCAGCCGCCTGGGAGGCAGGGACGACTGA
- a CDS encoding metallophosphoesterase, whose protein sequence is MLDPARSFDIIGDVHGCALTLERLLDALGYKRQAGVWRHPWRQALFLGDIVDRGPRIREALHIVHDMVEAGQAFCIMGNHEYNALGWVTPALPGSGKAYVREHTPRHARLIDETLTQFAQHPADWHDFVNWFYELPLFVDAGRFRLVHACWDPRLIEPLRQQYPDGCIDQHFIQASAVNGSFAANVCNRLLRGTDMRLPDGLTLTGGDGLTRAFFRTKFWEEDPQTYGDIVFQPDALPAEVANTPLSHSQKNALLRYAEDEPMLFVGHYWRSGHPAPIRANLACLDYSAVLYGKLAAYRLDDETRIDPHKFVWVDVDRPQASQ, encoded by the coding sequence ATGCTCGATCCGGCGCGAAGTTTCGACATCATCGGCGATGTGCATGGCTGTGCGCTGACCCTCGAACGCCTGCTCGACGCCCTCGGTTACAAACGCCAGGCCGGTGTCTGGCGGCATCCGTGGCGCCAGGCGCTGTTCCTGGGCGACATCGTCGACCGCGGGCCACGCATCCGCGAGGCGCTGCATATCGTCCATGACATGGTCGAGGCCGGCCAGGCGTTCTGCATCATGGGCAACCATGAATACAACGCCCTGGGCTGGGTGACCCCGGCCTTGCCTGGCAGCGGCAAGGCCTATGTGCGCGAGCACACGCCACGGCATGCCCGGCTGATCGACGAGACCCTGACCCAGTTCGCCCAGCATCCGGCGGACTGGCACGACTTCGTCAACTGGTTCTACGAGCTGCCGCTGTTCGTCGACGCCGGGCGTTTCCGCCTGGTGCACGCCTGCTGGGACCCACGCCTGATCGAGCCGCTGCGTCAGCAATACCCCGACGGCTGTATCGACCAGCACTTCATCCAGGCTTCGGCGGTGAACGGCAGCTTTGCTGCCAACGTGTGCAACCGGCTGTTGCGCGGTACCGACATGCGCTTGCCGGACGGGCTGACCCTGACCGGCGGCGACGGCCTGACCCGGGCGTTCTTCCGCACCAAGTTCTGGGAAGAAGACCCGCAAACCTACGGCGACATCGTGTTCCAGCCCGACGCCCTGCCGGCAGAAGTGGCCAACACCCCACTCAGCCACAGCCAGAAGAACGCCTTGCTGCGCTACGCCGAAGACGAGCCGATGCTGTTCGTCGGCCATTACTGGCGCAGTGGCCACCCGGCGCCGATCCGTGCCAACCTGGCCTGCCTGGACTACAGCGCGGTGCTCTACGGCAAGCTGGCCGCCTACCGGCTGGATGATGAAACCCGCATAGACCCGCACAAGTTCGTCTGGGTCGACGTCGACCGCCCACAGGCCAGCCAATGA